In Candidatus Dependentiae bacterium, one genomic interval encodes:
- a CDS encoding YraN family protein, whose amino-acid sequence MNKRTFGNKAEAFVAQHLKYQGFAIVERNYQKLYGEIDIIAQKDDIFAFVEVKLRRSSPVPIQASISRTKQKKIILVAREYIAKNRIIDKVCRFDAALVQIDQNEQMELMYIENAFGQ is encoded by the coding sequence ATGAATAAACGAACCTTTGGCAACAAAGCAGAAGCATTTGTCGCTCAGCATCTAAAATATCAAGGCTTTGCTATTGTTGAACGCAATTATCAAAAGTTATATGGAGAAATTGATATCATTGCACAAAAAGATGATATCTTTGCATTTGTGGAAGTGAAATTGCGCCGTTCAAGCCCCGTCCCCATTCAAGCAAGTATTTCACGCACTAAACAAAAAAAAATAATCCTTGTTGCTCGTGAATATATAGCAAAAAATAGAATTATTGATAAAGTTTGCCGCTTTGATGCAGCACTTGTACAGATAGATCAAAACGAACAGATGGAACTCATGTATATTGAAAATGCATTTGGACAGTAA
- a CDS encoding DUF2608 domain-containing protein: MRFYGLVFLSLMRVFQLSALIVESDQLADVRKYLTPGCLLMFDIDNTLAHPIGLIGSDEWFVHMIEQQKGQGKDFIQALNNVLPIYYEVQLKVPLQLIEQSTPQLLIELQKEGVDVIALTARSLPLVNRTIEQLSAIDIDFSHNHIGPVFVLRNAPHLYMYKRGILFSGDNNKGEALMDFLAYCDMKPEKIIFVDDKLHNLHKVEAVVEQQDIPFVGIRYCRLDEHVQNFDEQLADNELHAFHHI, from the coding sequence ATGAGATTTTATGGATTAGTTTTTTTGTCGTTGATGAGAGTCTTTCAACTTTCAGCATTAATTGTTGAAAGCGATCAACTTGCAGATGTGCGCAAGTATCTTACCCCGGGTTGTTTATTGATGTTTGACATTGACAATACCTTAGCTCATCCGATCGGTTTAATTGGTAGTGATGAATGGTTTGTGCATATGATTGAGCAACAAAAAGGGCAGGGGAAAGATTTTATACAGGCATTGAATAATGTTTTGCCCATTTATTATGAGGTGCAACTAAAAGTGCCATTGCAATTGATTGAACAGTCAACACCACAATTATTAATTGAATTGCAAAAAGAGGGTGTAGATGTTATTGCATTAACTGCACGTTCCTTGCCTCTTGTTAACCGCACTATCGAACAATTGTCAGCAATAGATATTGATTTTTCTCATAATCATATTGGTCCTGTTTTTGTATTGCGGAATGCTCCACATCTTTATATGTATAAACGAGGGATTCTTTTCTCCGGAGATAATAATAAAGGTGAGGCATTGATGGATTTCTTAGCTTATTGTGATATGAAGCCGGAAAAAATTATTTTTGTCGATGATAAGTTGCATAACCTGCACAAGGTCGAGGCTGTTGTTGAGCAACAGGATATTCCTTTTGTAGGAATTCGTTATTGTAGGTTGGACGAGCATGTGCAAAATTTTGATGAACAATTGGCTGATAATGAGCTGCATGCATTTCATCATATATAA